The Branchiostoma lanceolatum isolate klBraLanc5 chromosome 18 unlocalized genomic scaffold, klBraLanc5.hap2 SUPER_18_unloc_1, whole genome shotgun sequence genome has a window encoding:
- the LOC136426117 gene encoding dolichyl-diphosphooligosaccharide--protein glycosyltransferase subunit 2-like: MTRGTTLLVLFALTVVGQALTPTTVLTTVDQARLKAVFENARPFTDLASAHYSILGLKLLGAQIPNTQDNCNFVKSAVDYKSPESLYYASAATKALGNCQLSNSNAQNTLQAAIKDGVDVPTLFFVVSALTNLGLPVNSNEVVNALTEALKTDDSILSGSMALHIAAQLSKETDVKVIFESIEDLVAQADEVGEKYLQFEGDLGLTSFFVVGAYRLAGKQNKAPLIMEDQSVKFANYLLSRKHVQSAKNAYDVVAGLSTLANNKYHIPVCITRESSMTVSSAQSKVQVRVSNVLSGALGKLTVKADSAERKEDGAVVLSNSALTAAAKDNTLYELDFLKTKAGRGFYTIEFSVAADKPDSRLIGLSGAQVEVKVVTTVNVEEVELSLEDKDQSTPPRVTKVQYPQKTAGNLAGDHHQNLVMRFLLKDTADNSAMEAHQAFVRLTNKRTKQEVIFVAEADDDHLYKFELDIGSSAKEHFNSLSGLYAMDLVVGDALIQNPFAWNVADLQLKFPEDSATAEEKPNLYQPREEIQHMFREPEKRPPATVSTTFTALVLLPVLILLGLWIKLGVNIANFPLSLSAIGFHIGLGSILVLYYLFFVQLNMFDTLKYLAILGTLTFLAGNRLLGSIANKRKQLLRSRLR, from the exons ATGACGAGAG GCACTACCCTTCTGGTGTTGTTTGCCCTGACCGTGGTCGGGCAGGCCTTGACCCCCACCACCGTGCTGACCACTGTGGACCAGGCGCGGCTCAAGGCGGTGTTCGAGAATGCTCGTCCGTTCACGGATCTCGCCAGCGCCCACTACTCCATCCTGGGCCTGAAGCTGTTGGGAGCTCAGATCCCCAACACACAG GACAACTGTAACTTTGTGAAGTCAGCAGTGGACTACAAGAGCCCAGAGTCTCTGTACTATGCCTCTGCTGCCACTAAAGCTCTGGGCAACTGTCAG TTGTCCAACAGCAATGCCCAGAACACACTCCAGGCTGCCATCAAGGATGGAGTGGACGTGCCCACCCTGTTCTTTGTGGTGTCCGCCCTCACCAACCTGGGGCTGCCAG TGAACTCCAATGAGGTGGTCAATGCCTTGACTGAAGCTCTGAAAACTGATGACAGCATACTAAG TGGAAGCATGGCCCTACACATTGCAGCCCAGCTGTCCAAAGAAACGGACGTCAAAGTTATATTTGAAAGTATAGAG GACCTAGTAGCGCAAGCGGACGAAGTCGGTGAAAAATACCTGCAGTTCGAGGGAGACCTGGGACTAACATCGTTTTTCGTGGTCGGAGCATACAGGCTTgctggaaaacaaaataaagcaccACTGATCATGGAG GATCAATCCGTGAAGTTTGCCAACTACCTCCTGAGTCGAAAACATGTGCAGAGTGCCAAGAACGCGTACGATGTCGTCGCCGGGCTCTCGACCCTCGCCAACAACAAA TACCACATTCCAGTGTGCATCACCCGTGAAAGCTCCATGACTGTGTCCAGTGCCCAGTCTAAGGTTCAAGTTCGTGTAAGTAATGTGCTGAGCGGTGCTCTGGGGAAACTGACGGTCAAGGCTGACTCTGCAGAGAGAAAGGAGGATGGAGCCGTGGTCCTGAGCAACTCCGCTCTCACTGCAGCTGCCAAAGATAA CACCCTGTATGAACTTGACTTCCTGAAGACCAAGGCTGGGCGTGGTTTTTACACCATTGAGTTCAGCGTGGCTGCAGACAAGCCTGATAGCAGGCTTATCGGGCTGTCTGGTGCTCAG GTGGAGGTGAAGGTGGTGACCACTGTGAATGTGGAGGAAGTGGAGCTGTCCTTGGAAGATAAGGACCAGTCCACCCCTCCTAGAGTCACCAA GGTGCAGTACCCCCAGAAGACAGCAGGGAACCTGGCTGGTGACCACCATCAGAACCTGGTCATGAGGTTCCTACTGAAGGACACGGCAGACAACTCTGCCATGGAGGCACACCAG GCCTTTGTCCGTCTGACCAACAAGAGGACCAAGCAGGAGGTGATCTTTGTGGCCGAGGCTGAtgatgaccacctctacaagtTTGAGCTG GACATTGGTTCCAGTGCCAAGGAACACTTCAACTCCCTGAGCGGCCTGTATGCCATGGACCTGGTGGTCGGAGACGCCCTCATCCAGAACCCGTTTGCCTGGAATGTG GCTGACTTGCAGTTGAAGTTCCCCGAGGACTCTGCAACCGCAGAAGAGAAGCCAAACCTGTACCAACCCCGGGAAGAGATCCAG cacaTGTTCCGTGAGCCAGAGAAGCGCCCTCCCGCGACCGTGTCGACGACCTTCACCGCCCTTGTGCTGCTGCCTGTACTCATCCTGCTGGGCCTG TGGATCAAACTTGGAGTCAACATCGCTAACTTCCCCCTGTCCCTGTCTGCCATCGGTTTCCACATCGGACTGGGAA gcaTCCTGGTGCTGTATTACCTCTTCTTTGTACAACTG AACATGTTTGACACCCTGAAGTACCTGGCCATCCTGGGCACCCTGACCTTCCTGGCTGGCAACAGGCTACTGGGGTCCATCGCTAACAAAAG